From the genome of Homalodisca vitripennis isolate AUS2020 chromosome 8, UT_GWSS_2.1, whole genome shotgun sequence, one region includes:
- the LOC124367140 gene encoding trypsin-2-like, whose translation MYRSENAGSRLGLASRVVTILCLCRATGAAILQSASNERMYTYPRTGQYKYVAHISSKAGFCTASILNKDWVLTAAHCLYFREKQIGDRDVRIFAGIVNYERPSRETSHETMSVKLEVHPDFWYKVPSKYDVALVKVRDPFEFGEFVGSIEVSGEEWPQNNVTMKCFTLGFGGFYSTAPATTVLKRLERTVTHSERACPCAKRFQWKRIACVEEDGANLMCEGDDGGPLVCDKKVRGIAHMIWNRANCAGVSYPLNKCVGSPDKGLSVFMFLCPMNDWLRSVVPEVPPTPISCRAPPPLHTYNLLLVILTLNIILTHYNIVL comes from the coding sequence ATGTACCGCAGTGAGAATGCCGGCTCAAGACTGGGACTTGCCTCGCGTGTGGTGACGATACTGTGCCTATGTCGTGCCACAGGGGCCGCTATACTACAGTCGGCCTCTAACGAGAGAATGTACACGTACCCGAGGACCGGCCAGTACAAGTACGTGGCTCACATCAGCAGCAAGGCCGGGTTCTGTACGGCGTCCATCCTGAACAAGGACTGGGTCCTGACGGCGGCACACTGTCTGTACTTCCGGGAGAAGCAGATCGGCGACAGGGACGTGAGGATCTTCGCGGGGATCGTCAACTACGAGCGGCCCTCCCGCGAGACCTCGCATGAGACGATGAGCGTCAAGTTAGAGGTCCACCCGGACTTCTGGTACAAGGTGCCGTCCAAGTACGACGTGGCGCTGGTCAAGGTCAGAGACCCCTTCGAGTTCGGGGAGTTCGTCGGCAGCATCGAGGTGTCCGGCGAGGAGTGGCCGCAGAATAACGTCACCATGAAGTGTTTCACGCTGGGGTTCGGAGGGTTCTACAGCACGGCTCCGGCCACCACGGTGCTGAAGCGGCTGGAGCGCACGGTCACCCACAGCGAGCGCGCATGTCCCTGCGCCAAGCGGTTCCAGTGGAAGAGGATCGCTTGCGTGGAGGAGGACGGCGCCAACCTGATGTGCGAGGGGGACGACGGCGGACCGCTGGTGTGCGACAAGAAGGTACGAGGGATAGCCCACATGATCTGGAACCGCGCCAACTGTGCCGGGGTCTCGTACCCCCTCAACAAGTGTGTGGGGTCCCCCGACAAGGGTCTCTCGGTGTTCATGTTCCTCTGCCCCATGAACGACTGGCTGCGCTCCGTGGTCCCAGAAGTGCCGCCCACGCCGATCTCTTGCCGGGCTCCCCCGCCACTGCACACCTACAACTTGCTTCTTGTTATACTTACTTTAAACATAATACTCACGCATTACAATATTGTTCTGTAA